A region from the Kribbella shirazensis genome encodes:
- a CDS encoding ATP-binding cassette domain-containing protein → MTPVHDLPPVIAAQDLTKTYTFHQQRAGLGGALKSLVRREYETRLAVDRISFSIDRGEVVGLLGPNGAGKTTTLKMLSGLLYTTSGDLEVLGHTPSDRKHDYLRRIALVMGQKTMLWWDVPAMESLLLHKDMYGLSTAEFDRNVAELAELLEVEHLLNVQVRKTSLGERMKLELMAALVHGPEILFLDEPTIGLDVVAKARVRSFLADVNKLRGTTILITSHDMDDIEALCSRVMIIDHGRLQFDGGLDDLVRTARPRKLVHATYAAPVDAALLAGLDGLSAVDVSGPTVKLEADRDRAGFVMEQLTRLGPLVDLDVADADIEDIMRDLFLRRSTLGDAS, encoded by the coding sequence CCTGTTCACGACCTGCCGCCGGTCATCGCGGCACAGGACCTGACCAAGACCTACACGTTCCACCAGCAGCGCGCCGGACTCGGCGGTGCGCTGAAAAGCCTGGTGCGGCGCGAGTACGAGACCCGGCTCGCGGTCGACCGGATCTCCTTTTCGATCGACCGCGGCGAGGTCGTCGGCCTGCTCGGGCCGAACGGCGCCGGCAAGACGACCACGCTGAAGATGCTGTCCGGCCTGCTCTACACCACCTCCGGCGACCTGGAGGTGCTCGGCCACACCCCGTCGGACCGCAAGCACGACTACCTGCGCCGGATCGCGCTCGTCATGGGGCAGAAGACCATGCTGTGGTGGGACGTCCCGGCAATGGAGAGCCTCCTGCTGCACAAGGACATGTACGGCCTGTCCACCGCGGAGTTCGACCGGAACGTCGCCGAGCTCGCCGAGCTGCTCGAGGTCGAACACCTGCTGAACGTGCAGGTCCGCAAGACCTCGCTCGGTGAACGGATGAAGCTCGAGCTGATGGCCGCGCTCGTCCACGGACCGGAGATCCTGTTCCTGGACGAGCCGACGATCGGCCTGGACGTGGTCGCGAAGGCCCGCGTCCGGTCGTTCCTGGCCGACGTCAACAAGCTCCGCGGTACGACGATCCTGATCACCAGCCACGACATGGACGACATCGAGGCGCTCTGCTCACGGGTGATGATCATCGACCACGGCCGACTGCAGTTCGACGGCGGGCTCGACGACCTGGTCCGGACGGCGCGCCCGCGCAAGCTCGTGCACGCGACGTACGCGGCTCCGGTCGACGCGGCGCTCCTCGCCGGGCTGGACGGCTTGAGCGCGGTGGACGTGTCCGGGCCGACCGTGAAGCTCGAAGCGGATCGGGACCGCGCCGGATTCGTCATGGAGCAGCTGACCCGCCTGGGCCCGCTGGTCGACCTCGACGTCGCGGACGCCGACATCGAGGACATCATGCGCGACCTGTTCCTGCGCCGCAGCACGCTCGGGGACGCCTCATGA